In the genome of Synechococcales cyanobacterium T60_A2020_003, one region contains:
- a CDS encoding aspartate carbamoyltransferase, producing the protein FVMTLRLQRERMTQHLLPSLREYYQQFGITRDRLQQCSPEVRVLHPGPVNRGVELSSDLMDDPTFSLVSQQVTSGVAVRMALLYLMGGGKV; encoded by the coding sequence ATTTTGTCATGACCCTCCGCCTCCAGCGAGAACGGATGACCCAACACCTGCTGCCCAGTCTGCGGGAATACTATCAGCAGTTTGGGATTACGCGCGATCGCCTCCAGCAGTGCAGTCCAGAGGTGCGCGTTCTCCATCCTGGCCCCGTCAATCGCGGGGTGGAGCTCAGTTCTGACCTCATGGATGATCCCACCTTTAGCCTCGTGTCTCAGCAGGTTACCAGTGGGGTTGCGGTGCGGATGGCGTTGCTCTATCTCATGGGGGGTGGCAAGGTCT